The Rhodothermus sp. sequence GGTAAAAGTACAGTAGCCGTTAACCTGGCCGTGGCGCTGGCCCAGCAGGGATACGACGTGGGCCTGCTCGACGCCGATATCTATGGGCCTTCGGTGCCCACCATGTTCGGCGTGCGCGACGAGAAACCCCGGGTCAACGAGCAGCGCAAGATTGTACCACTGGTGCGGCATAATGTGCGGTTGCTCTCCATGGGCTTTCTCGTCAATCCTGAACAGGCCGTGATCTGGCGAGGCCCTATGGTGGCCAAGGCCTTGCGGCAATTTCTGGGGGAAGCCGACTGGGGCACGCTCGATTACCTGATTCTGGATTTGCCACCAGGGACGGGCGATGTGCCGCTGACCATTGTGCAATCTATTGCCCTGACTGGTGCCATTATTGTTTCGACTCCGCAACCGGTGGCGCTGGCCGATGCCCGCAAAGGTGTGGCTATGTTCCGCAACGTGCAGGTCCCCGTGCTGGGTATTGTCGAGAACATGGCCTACTTTTCCCCACCCGATCTGCCCGACCGCAAGTATTACCTTTTTGGACAAGGCGGGGCCCGCCGGCTGGCTGAGGAACTGGACGTTCCTTTCCTGGGTGAGATTCCTATTGAGGAGGCTGTGCGCGAAGGAGGGGATGTCGGTAGGCCCATCGTGCTGGCCGACCCCGAAAGCGCTTCGGCACGGGCATTCTATCGGCTGGCCAGACAGGTGATCGAGCAGGTCAACCTGCGCAATGCCGAGCAGCCGCCCACGCAACGCGTTGAGGTCCTCTATCGCTAACCCGGCAACAATTCGCCAGCTAAGGGGTTTCTCTACCGAGCAGAAGACGTAACGATGCGCGTTATGGCCGATACGAAAACCACGCATGCGGCAGGCCCGATGGCGCCCAATGACCCTGAGCTGCATCGCCGCATCGAGGAAGCGCTCGACATGATCCGTCCCTATCTGATGACCGACGGGGGATCGGTACGCTTGCTGAACGTGACCGAAGACTATGTGGTTGAGCTGGAACTGCTGGGCGCCTGTGGAACCTGCCCGATGAGTCTGATGACGCTTCGTGCCGGAATCGAGCAAGTGCTCAAGCGGGCTGTTCCCGAAATTACCCGTGTCGAAGCGGTTCAGGCTACCAGTTAAATGAGGCCATCAGCTCGGACGGACGCCCTGGCATCGGTCAGGGCTTTTTTATTGAACTATGTGACGGCGATATATCGGTTTCATGGGGTATCAGGTATGCCAGAGGGTATGCCGGCACGATGAAGCTTCAGGGCTTTTCGAGGCGTAGCCATGGCACGAAGCGCCAGCGGCAACCAGGTTCGGGCCGCAGCGAACGCTCCGGCGAGAAGCGTATTTGATAGACATAGGATCGGTCAGGGGACAGCACCAGGGCCACCGGCAGGGCCAGTGTGTCGGGCTCGACGGTCAATGTGCCACTTACGTTGGGACTGAAATGAACTGACACGTCAGACAACCAAATCCACAGGGTATCGTATCGGCCGGGTGAAACCGGGACTGCTTCGAGCAAGGTCCAGGTGTGGAGAGCGGTGGCAGTGAACGTCAGTATGCGGCGAGTGGGGGGAAGCGGCTGGCGTGTGGCGTCCGTATGCTGCAGGGCAAGCAGGTGTAGCGACAGCGTGAGCGTCTGAAAGGGAGCAGGAAGTACTGTATCAGCCTTGAGTACGAGGGTCAGGCGGGCCGGCAGGAGGGTGGTATCGGGTACATGCGGGACGGCTGGACGCGGCGGTGCCATTACGATTTCGCGAGTACCGCCGCAACCTGCCAGTAGGCCGGTCAGTAGTGCGATCAGGTAGCTGCAGCGACCCATCCGAATTCCAGCAAAGGCAGCACGATTTCGGCAAAGCGGGTGACGGTCTGCGTAAAATCGGGGCGCAGTAAGACTTCGTCCGGCACGTCCTGCGAAACGAGGCAGGAATGCCATCGCAAGTATGGGGCTACCGGACGTCCAGCGGCCGCTTCAAAGCCCCGGGGCATACGCTTGAGCATTGTGTCGGTCTTCAGGGGCAGGTCGTGGGCCTGGAGATGACGGACGAGCTCCAGAAACGTTTCGCTTTCCTGTAGCATGCGTTGACGCCAGCGAAGAAGAAAGGCAGGGCCGGGCTTCCAGAAGCCAGCAGCCAGAAACGAGGCACCGGGCTCCACATGAATATATACC is a genomic window containing:
- a CDS encoding Mrp/NBP35 family ATP-binding protein, translated to MPTPQEVLHVLARVVEPERGRDIVRLKMVRNLRAEEGRVSFTLVLKRPDTDFARQAPEQCRKLLQEAFGSDLAVQIETDTEMIGLEVQGGGPVPSVQPEGVLNFIAVASGKGGVGKSTVAVNLAVALAQQGYDVGLLDADIYGPSVPTMFGVRDEKPRVNEQRKIVPLVRHNVRLLSMGFLVNPEQAVIWRGPMVAKALRQFLGEADWGTLDYLILDLPPGTGDVPLTIVQSIALTGAIIVSTPQPVALADARKGVAMFRNVQVPVLGIVENMAYFSPPDLPDRKYYLFGQGGARRLAEELDVPFLGEIPIEEAVREGGDVGRPIVLADPESASARAFYRLARQVIEQVNLRNAEQPPTQRVEVLYR
- a CDS encoding NifU family protein: MAPNDPELHRRIEEALDMIRPYLMTDGGSVRLLNVTEDYVVELELLGACGTCPMSLMTLRAGIEQVLKRAVPEITRVEAVQATS
- a CDS encoding DUF2461 domain-containing protein; this encodes MTLSFDFPPFPGFRPQALDFLRALKQHNRRDWFRPRKAIYEDEVRWPMQCLVAEVGRELARKGRPLRGDPEQGLFRIYRDTRFTKDKRPYKTHIGAVLSRTGSRRELGVVYIHVEPGASFLAAGFWKPGPAFLLRWRQRMLQESETFLELVRHLQAHDLPLKTDTMLKRMPRGFEAAAGRPVAPYLRWHSCLVSQDVPDEVLLRPDFTQTVTRFAEIVLPLLEFGWVAAAT